A genomic segment from Lutibacter sp. A80 encodes:
- the ilvN gene encoding acetolactate synthase small subunit yields the protein MEVIKNFTFSVYTENNVGILNRLSAIFLKRHINIESMSVSKSEIEHVHRFTFVVNISEVLARKVAGQLEKQIEVIRAFYHTQDEIIYNETALFKISTEHLNDEKLQKKFKFRRAHILTITESFFVIEASGTKENIDKMYRKLKPYGLLQFVRSGRIAITRPKMEISQLLAEIN from the coding sequence ATGGAAGTAATTAAAAATTTTACATTTTCAGTATATACTGAAAATAACGTAGGAATATTAAATCGCCTTTCGGCAATATTTTTAAAACGACATATTAATATCGAGAGTATGTCTGTTTCAAAATCGGAGATAGAACATGTGCACAGATTTACATTTGTAGTAAACATATCTGAAGTATTAGCTAGAAAAGTTGCTGGACAATTAGAAAAACAAATTGAAGTAATACGTGCCTTCTATCACACACAAGATGAAATTATTTATAATGAGACAGCGTTGTTTAAAATTTCAACAGAACATTTAAATGATGAGAAACTTCAGAAGAAATTTAAATTTAGAAGAGCGCATATACTTACAATAACTGAAAGTTTTTTCGTTATTGAAGCTTCCGGAACAAAAGAAAATATTGACAAAATGTATAGGAAATTAAAACCTTATGGCTTGTTACAATTTGTTCGTTCAGGACGTATTGCAATTACACGACCAAAAATGGAAATATCTCAATTATTAGCAGAAATTAATTAG
- the ilvB gene encoding biosynthetic-type acetolactate synthase large subunit: METLSKQVQEKKTTAAVKVSGAEAVLKCLLEEGADLAYGYPGGAIMPVYDEIYKYREKFHHVLTRHEQGAIHAAQGFARVTGKPGVVFATSGPGATNLVTGIADAQIDSTPLVCITGQVASHLLGSDAFQETDIIGISTPVTKWNYQITKASEIPEVMAKAFYIAKSGRPGPVLIDITKDAQFGELDFEYQKCEKIRSYRAIPKFDIEKIKEAAELINAAKKPLIVWGQGVIIGGAEEEFKSFIEKTDIPSASTVLGLSALETSHPLNVGMVGMHGNYAPNVLTNSCDVLIAIGMRFDDRVTGNLQTYAKQAKVIHFEIDPAEVDKNVETDVAVLGTVKQTLVEIMQYVKKSDHKIWMQEFDKLLQIEKDQVINDQLNPTKPGLTMGEVLGGINKETNGDAVIVSDVGQHQMFACRYADFIKTRSNVTSGGLGTMGFALPASIGAKMGVPNREVVAIIGDGGYQMTCNELGTILQTKAAVKIVVLNNSYLGMVRQWQELFFDKRYASTEMVSPDFVKLAGAYDIEAQRVSKREDLAEAIKTMMASKEAYFLEVIIEQEDNVFPMIPTGASVSDIRLS; the protein is encoded by the coding sequence ATGGAGACATTGAGTAAACAGGTTCAAGAAAAAAAAACAACAGCAGCTGTTAAAGTATCAGGTGCTGAGGCAGTTCTAAAATGTTTATTAGAAGAAGGTGCCGATTTAGCTTATGGCTACCCAGGAGGGGCCATTATGCCAGTATATGATGAGATATATAAATATCGTGAAAAATTTCACCATGTTCTAACACGTCATGAGCAAGGAGCAATTCATGCAGCTCAAGGTTTTGCACGTGTTACAGGTAAACCAGGAGTTGTATTTGCAACTTCAGGTCCAGGTGCAACAAATTTAGTAACAGGTATTGCAGATGCGCAAATAGATTCTACACCTTTAGTCTGTATTACAGGGCAAGTAGCTTCACATTTATTAGGGTCTGATGCTTTTCAAGAAACAGATATTATTGGTATTTCTACACCAGTAACAAAATGGAATTATCAAATTACTAAGGCTTCAGAAATACCTGAAGTTATGGCTAAAGCATTTTATATTGCTAAGTCTGGACGTCCAGGACCAGTATTAATTGATATTACAAAAGACGCACAGTTTGGTGAATTAGATTTTGAGTATCAAAAATGTGAAAAAATAAGAAGTTATAGAGCTATTCCTAAATTTGATATTGAAAAAATAAAAGAAGCTGCTGAGCTAATTAATGCGGCAAAAAAACCATTAATAGTTTGGGGACAAGGAGTAATTATTGGAGGTGCTGAAGAAGAATTTAAAAGCTTTATAGAAAAAACAGATATTCCTTCTGCATCAACAGTTTTAGGGCTTTCTGCTTTAGAAACAAGTCACCCGTTAAATGTTGGAATGGTGGGGATGCACGGAAATTATGCACCAAATGTTTTAACTAATTCATGTGATGTTTTAATTGCTATTGGAATGCGTTTTGATGATAGGGTTACAGGGAATTTACAAACCTATGCAAAACAAGCAAAAGTGATTCATTTTGAAATTGATCCTGCAGAAGTTGATAAAAATGTAGAAACTGACGTAGCTGTATTAGGAACAGTTAAGCAGACATTAGTAGAAATTATGCAGTATGTTAAGAAATCGGATCATAAAATATGGATGCAAGAATTTGATAAGTTACTTCAAATTGAAAAAGATCAAGTTATTAATGATCAACTAAATCCAACAAAACCAGGTTTAACAATGGGTGAAGTTTTAGGAGGTATTAATAAAGAAACCAATGGAGATGCGGTAATAGTTTCAGATGTAGGGCAACATCAAATGTTTGCCTGTCGTTATGCCGATTTTATTAAAACAAGAAGTAACGTAACCTCAGGAGGTTTAGGAACTATGGGATTTGCTTTACCAGCTTCAATTGGAGCAAAAATGGGAGTGCCAAATAGAGAAGTAGTTGCTATTATTGGTGATGGTGGTTACCAAATGACTTGTAATGAATTAGGAACTATTCTGCAAACAAAAGCTGCTGTTAAAATTGTGGTTTTAAATAATAGCTATTTAGGAATGGTACGCCAATGGCAAGAATTATTTTTTGATAAACGTTATGCCTCTACAGAAATGGTAAGTCCAGATTTTGTAAAATTAGCTGGAGCATATGATATTGAAGCGCAAAGAGTTTCAAAACGTGAGGATTTAGCAGAAGCAATTAAAACAATGATGGCTTCAAAAGAAGCTTATTTTTTAGAGGTTATTATTGAGCAAGAGGATAATGTTTTTCCTATGATACCAACAGGAGCAAGTGTTTCAGATATAAGATTAAGTTAA